One genomic window of Quercus robur chromosome 6, dhQueRobu3.1, whole genome shotgun sequence includes the following:
- the LOC126732591 gene encoding geranylgeranyl pyrophosphate synthase, chloroplastic-like: protein MSCVNLSTWVQTCSLFNQAGRSRSPSFQILHPLKNIPVSIISQKRRRPISSFSVSAVLTKQDTLREEEESESEPTFSFKGYVAQKANSVNQALEACVSLKDPKKIHEAMRYSLLAGGKRVRPMLCIAACELVGGTESIAMPAACAVEMIHTMSLIHDDLPCMDNDDLRRGKPTNHKVFGEDVAVLAGDALLAFAFEHIAVSTVGVPPARVIRAVGELARSIGTEGLVAGQVVDICSEGLTDVGLEHLEFIHLHKTAALLEAAVVLGAILGGGSHEEVEKLRNFARYIGLLFQVVDDILDVTKSSQELGKTAGKDLVADKATYPKLMGIEKSKELADKLNKDAQDQLSGFDPKKAAPLIALANYIANRQN from the coding sequence ATGAGTTGTGTGAATCTTAGTACATGGGTCCAAACCTGTTCATTGTTCAACCAAGCAGGTAGATCCAGATCCCCAAGTTTCCAAATCCTTCATCCTCTGAAAAACATACCTGTTTCCATCATATCCCAAAAACGACGAAGACCCATCTCATCTTTTTCAGTTTCTGCGGTGCTCACCAAGCAAGACACTCTCAGAGAAGAGGAAGAGTCTGAATCAGAACCCACTTTCAGTTTCAAAGGCTACGTTGCCCAGAAAGCCAATTCCGTCAACCAAGCCCTCGAAGCCTGTGTTTCGCTTAAGGACCCAAAGAAGATTCACGAGGCTATGCGCTATTCTCTCCTCGCCGGTGGCAAGCGAGTCCGACCCATGCTTTGCATCGCGGCGTGTGAGCTCGTCGGAGGCACCGAGTCCATAGCCATGCCCGCCGCTTGCGCCGTCGAGATGATCCACACCATGTCTCTCATCCACGACGATCTTCCTTGCATGGACAACGATGATCTCCGCCGTGGAAAGCCCACAAACCACAAAGTGTTCGGCGAGGACGTCGCGGTTCTCGCCGGCGATGCGCTTTTAGCCTTCGCTTTCGAGCACATAGCGGTTTCTACGGTGGGTGTGCCGCCGGCGAGGGTTATCAGAGCCGTCGGAGAGCTCGCGAGGTCGATTGGGACAGAAGGACTTGTTGCAGGCCAAGTGGTTGATATTTGTTCTGAGGGACTTACCGATGTGGGTTTGGAACACCTTGAGTTTATCCATTTACACAAAACGGCAGCGTTGCTTGAAGCTGCTGTGGTGCTAGGAGCAATTCTGGGAGGTGGGTCTCACGAAGAGGTTGAAAAGTTGAGGAATTTCGCGAGGTATATTGGGTTGTTGTTTCAAGTGGTGGATGATATTCTTGATGTGACAAAATCGTCTCAGGAATTGGGGAAAACAGCTGGGAAAGACTTGGTCGCTGATAAGGCTACTTATCCAAAGCTAATGGGCATTGAAAAGTCGAAGGAGCTTGCGGATAAATTGAACAAGGATGCACAAGATCAGCTATCTGGGTTTGATCCAAAGAAGGCTGCCCCGTTGATTGCTTTGGCTAATTACATTGCTAATCGGCAAAACTAG